The sequence TTGCGAGCACCCGGACGAGCACCGGACAGGGAGTCCGCAGCCTGAACGAGAACTGCAAGCGCTGTGGTTGGCGGAGTGTCTTCATGGTGCGCTGCAATTGCATGCACAATGTCTTTTGCTTCGCCATATTTTTTCGCAAGGTCAGCACCAATAAGTGCGTGTGGGCCTTCGACTTCATGGTCAACAGCTTTACCGAGGTCATGCAGCAAACCTGCACGTTTAGCTTTTTTGATATCAAGCCCAAGCTCGGCAGCCATCATTCCACAGAGGGAAGATACTTCCAAAGAATGCTGCAACACATTCTGTGAGAAACTGGTACGGTATTTAAGCTGACCAAGGAATTTGATAAGCTCTGGGTGAATACCGTGAACGCCAGCATCAAAAGTAGCCTGCTCGCCAACTTCACGAAGCTGAACTTCGAGTTCCTGCTCAACCTTGCGTACAACGTCTTCGATGCGTGCAGGATGGATACGACCATCGCTGATAAGGCGCTCGAGTGCCATTTTAGCAATCTGACGACGCAACGGGCTGTATGCAGAAAGAATTACTGTTTCTGGAGTATCGTCAATAATAAGGTCAACGCCAGTGGCTGCTTCGATAGCGCGGATGTTGCGCCCTTCACGACCAATAATGCGACCTTTCATGTCTTCGCTTGGCAGGGTAACAGCGGTAACAGTCTGTTCGCCTACATAGTCACCTGCATAGCGCTGGATAGCTGTAGCAATAATGTGCTGAGATTTGCGGTTGGCAGTCTCTTTCGCTTCCATTTCGATCTGGCGGATCATTTTAGCGGCTTCATGCTTAGTGCGTGCTTCCACTTCATTGAAGAGGCGTTCTTTTGCTTCTTCAATTGTGAGACCAGATACTTCTTGTAATTTAAGCTCCTGCTCATCCAATTTGGAATCGAGCAGAGTCATTTTATCTTCGAGTGTTCGTTCTTTGCGAGTCAGGTCTTTGTCCAGAGAAAGCAGTTCCTGTTCTTTCTGGTTTGCCTGTTCGCGCTTACGTTCTACGCGTTCACTGAGTTCTTGAATTTTACGATCACGAGCTTTGGTTTCATTCTCACGGTCTTTAAATTCTCGTTCAATTTCACGCTTTTGTTTGTAAATCTCGTCCTGACCCTGAAGAATGATTTCTTTCTTTTGAGCCTGTGCTTCCTTTCGAGCCTCTTCAATAATGCGCGTAGAGAGTTCTCTTGCGTCATCCATTCTCTTAGAGGAAACAACTTTATGCAGTGCGTATCCAGAGCCAGCTCCAAGAATAGCACCAACAAGGACGAGCCCGAATGAGATCAGACTCATACCTTTTCTCCCGTTATTACACACAGGTATAGAATACCTGAAATGTACAAGTTTAGAGCACAGTTGTGCCTTTATATATAATAGTGAGAGCGGTCTAAAGCCCCGACTGACTGCATTATGACATGCAGTGGCATACAGAAAGCAGACGAAAAAATCAGCGCAAGGCGACTTATTCTTGCGAAGAAGAGTCTTTTTCTGTGCAGCCTGCCACTCTCGATGTTAATCGTTCTAATCGTTCTTCGAGCGCTTGCAGCTTATCTGATGTTTGCAGATAGTCATCTGCGAGACCCAACACAAGGAAAATGAGCATTTTTTCCTTACTGATAGGCATACCTGGAGTGTAGAGCGTATTATAGCGCTCCTCAACGAGGATTTTTGCCCGTTCGACAGTATCGTGGTCTGTTTCTGATTTGAAAGAGACCTCGGTGCCGAGTATCTTCAAATTGAAGCTGCGCATAGCGTATTACATTGAGTCTGTAGGGTTGGTAAGTTTAGTTAACAGCCCGTCTATACGACCCATAACTTGATCTTTTGTGGAACGTTCCTGTTCCAGTTCTTCCTTCAGAGCACGGTTCTCTTCTTCAAGAACAGAAAGACTTACTTCAACTTCTTCTTTAAGCTGAAGATTTTCATTCTTAAGGGACTCAACTTCTTCAAGAAGAGATTCTAATCTTTGTTCTAAACGGTCTATAAGTTCCATAAGCTTTAACTATCCTTTTTGGTACGAGAAATCAATACTAGCATTTTTTGGGCAAGTTTTTTTGCTTACCACGGGCAACAGCAATAGAATTTTCAGGAATGTTTTTTGTTATTACGGAGCCTGCTCCAACAAGGGAATTTTTACCCACACAAACCGGAGCAACCAGCGAGGTGTTAGAGCCGATAAAAGCGTTGTCCTCGATAGTTGTTTTGTGCTTGTTAACACCATCGTAGTTACAGGTAATAGTACCTGCACCAATGTTAACACCTGTGCCTACTTCAGCATCGCCAAGATAGGTGAAGTGGTTTGCCTTGGAGCCTTCTCCCAGTACGGATTTTTTCATTTCTACAAAGTTGCCGACCTTGGAACCTTGTTCCATGACAGCACCCGGACGAAGTCGAGCGTATGGACCTGCTACGCAGTTTTTACCAACGGTCACTCCATCAAGGTGGCTAAATGGATGAATAACACATCCTTCCGCTAAATTGGAATCTTTAATCCAAGTGTTAGAATAAATTTCTGCGCCGCGCTCAACTCGGCTTTCACCGTAGATTTCACACGGTCCATGCAAAACTGCTCCCGGCTCAAGTGTTACCATTGGACCTACACGCACGTATTCCGGCGCGTGGATGGTAACACCTTGGTCGAGCCATTCCATAATAAGGTTGGCACGAAGCAAGGATTCTGAACGCACAAGCTCTGCTGGATTGTTGATGCCGAGAAGATGCGGGTCGTTGCCGCAGTCTACTCCAACAACTGACATTTGTTCTTCAACAGCAAAGCCGACGAGGTCTGTAATATAATATTCACCGCTCTTATTTTCGTTGGTAAGACGCTTAAGAAGCGGTGTAACACTTGCGATGTTGAGCAGGTAAATCCCCGCATTAATTTCGCGAGGTTCGGGACCATGCAGGCTTTCATCGTAGTCTTTTGCTTCGATGATGGCAGCTACATCGCCCAGATGGCGTACAACGCGACCAAAAGAGCCGGGTTGTGGAAGGGTAAGAGTCATAAAGCCTATATCAGCATTGCTGGACAGGCATTCTTTTAAAAAGTTGATGAGTCGAGGCTGCGGCAAAAGAGGTGTGTCACCATTGATAACAAGTACATGGGAAATGCCGGACTCAACGAGTGCGTCCCATGCTGTTTGCAATGCGTGCCCTGTGCCGAGCTGTTCAGCTTGATACAAAAAATTTCGGTCTTCACCGGCAAACGTCTGTTCAATCATCTCTGCTTGATGACCGATAACAGTCCAAATGCCTTCGCCGAAGAGCGGATCTAACGCGGTATATACATAACGGAGCATTGGTGCGCCTAAGAGTTCTTGCAGAACCTTAGGTTTATCTGAGTGCATGCGGGTTCCTTTACCCGCTGCTAGCACGAGCGCTCCGATTGTCTCTCTGGCAGACATTATCACTCCTGAGATTACGTGTAACAAGTAGTTCTAACGCATATGTACTACGTCTGCGAGTGGTGATTTGTCTAGTAGAAACGTATAATAGATATATGTGAGAGGTAACAGCTCTGAAGGGGATGACGAATGCCTGCGGCTGTTCTTTTGGTGCAGTTATGCGGAATGGTTGGGTATAAAAAAAGCAGACTGCCCAAAGGC comes from Halodesulfovibrio sp. and encodes:
- a CDS encoding cell division protein ZapA, translating into MKILGTEVSFKSETDHDTVERAKILVEERYNTLYTPGMPISKEKMLIFLVLGLADDYLQTSDKLQALEERLERLTSRVAGCTEKDSSSQE
- the glmU gene encoding bifunctional UDP-N-acetylglucosamine diphosphorylase/glucosamine-1-phosphate N-acetyltransferase GlmU — protein: MSARETIGALVLAAGKGTRMHSDKPKVLQELLGAPMLRYVYTALDPLFGEGIWTVIGHQAEMIEQTFAGEDRNFLYQAEQLGTGHALQTAWDALVESGISHVLVINGDTPLLPQPRLINFLKECLSSNADIGFMTLTLPQPGSFGRVVRHLGDVAAIIEAKDYDESLHGPEPREINAGIYLLNIASVTPLLKRLTNENKSGEYYITDLVGFAVEEQMSVVGVDCGNDPHLLGINNPAELVRSESLLRANLIMEWLDQGVTIHAPEYVRVGPMVTLEPGAVLHGPCEIYGESRVERGAEIYSNTWIKDSNLAEGCVIHPFSHLDGVTVGKNCVAGPYARLRPGAVMEQGSKVGNFVEMKKSVLGEGSKANHFTYLGDAEVGTGVNIGAGTITCNYDGVNKHKTTIEDNAFIGSNTSLVAPVCVGKNSLVGAGSVITKNIPENSIAVARGKQKNLPKKC
- a CDS encoding cell division protein ZapB; this encodes MELIDRLEQRLESLLEEVESLKNENLQLKEEVEVSLSVLEEENRALKEELEQERSTKDQVMGRIDGLLTKLTNPTDSM
- the rny gene encoding ribonuclease Y, with translation MSLISFGLVLVGAILGAGSGYALHKVVSSKRMDDARELSTRIIEEARKEAQAQKKEIILQGQDEIYKQKREIEREFKDRENETKARDRKIQELSERVERKREQANQKEQELLSLDKDLTRKERTLEDKMTLLDSKLDEQELKLQEVSGLTIEEAKERLFNEVEARTKHEAAKMIRQIEMEAKETANRKSQHIIATAIQRYAGDYVGEQTVTAVTLPSEDMKGRIIGREGRNIRAIEAATGVDLIIDDTPETVILSAYSPLRRQIAKMALERLISDGRIHPARIEDVVRKVEQELEVQLREVGEQATFDAGVHGIHPELIKFLGQLKYRTSFSQNVLQHSLEVSSLCGMMAAELGLDIKKAKRAGLLHDLGKAVDHEVEGPHALIGADLAKKYGEAKDIVHAIAAHHEDTPPTTALAVLVQAADSLSGARPGARKELLENYVKRLEELEGIATAFDGVAKAYAIQAGREIRVMVNSENVDDDSTYLLCKEIADKIENNLTYPGQIRVTVIRERRAVGFAK